In Argopecten irradians isolate NY chromosome 11, Ai_NY, whole genome shotgun sequence, one DNA window encodes the following:
- the LOC138335437 gene encoding LOW QUALITY PROTEIN: uncharacterized protein (The sequence of the model RefSeq protein was modified relative to this genomic sequence to represent the inferred CDS: inserted 1 base in 1 codon) → MAEAAQIHKYKCLICTKPYTEPRLLLCGHTFCCRCLSSYIDAEYVTADDRLYFPCPVCETPTYNDDVNADVSTWATCLPKNDLLVFTTPQMSGVQFCDACLRGKEYNPAEVTCVQCDEKLCKLCKIHHERSKVSATHQLTSISGNIGLLAGVYEMCHQHEGNTFGFYCVDHSAMCCNTCVLVSHRQCNNVKPIKDVIKKSTAKLSQVESGLKEVTEETKKMIEKDDIGIAELNAKEKEVLTGMTDKIDKAKDKLDNLKKTFQSDVADMFRERREQLLNRRKCVNAFHLNAENSHQLMSDSEHQLSDRHRFVIREHTKNQILGHYRRMDKNTKTEPNRFDITLKIDETIDTIMKMTSAGDVGITSSLSPVSQNANDRITSLIESLLSTPSATNFGDSTSTSDLTGSLQHLTVQTTPVTTAVDVWTGSVSRVXTVNASTLGGVERPWLTGGIFTDNNELLITDYTNNRLLLFDVNYSYQREYKVDGRPTDIARGHTPDEIFVAVYQTSILRCTLRNGQLSVITKISAPLHTWGIAVHGDNILVGTEHNVKVMSVNGKVTKSIKKAGGGTYLAVSTSNSTVYYRDNNEVVCRRLDSDREVYRYMDPGLRDPTGIGLDRDNNVYMCCSGSGNVYLMPPDGLRRRVLLPKLSSITNPSCIVVHPTKQEFLFTSYRESTSLEVYRFSDDNM, encoded by the exons ATGGCTGAAGCTGCACAGatacataaatacaaatgtCTCATTTGTACAAAGCCATACACGGAACCTAGACTCCTGCTCTGTGGTCATACTTTCTGTTGTCGATGTTTGTCATCATACATCGACGCGGAATACGTCACAGCAGACGACAGACTCTACTTCCCATGTCCAGTATGCGAGACACCGACGTATAATGATGACGTCAATGCTGACGTAAGTACCTGGGCGACATGCCTACCGAAAAATGATTTGCTTGTTTTTACTACACCACAGATGTCTGGTGTCCAGTTTTGTGATGCATGTCTTCGGGGAAAAGAATATAACCCTGCCGAGGTCACGTGTGTTCAATGTGATGAAAAACTCTGTAAACTCTGTAAAATCCATCATGAAAGGAGCAAAGTATCAGCAACACATCAACTCACCTCAATCTCCGGAAATATTGGACTACTTGCCGGGGTCTATGAGATGTGCCATCAACATGAGGGAAACACATTCGGTTTCTACTGTGTGGACCATAGTGCTATGTGTTGTAATACTTGTGTGTTGGTGTCCCACAGACAATGTaacaatgtaaaaccaatcaagGACGTGATCAAGAAGAGTACAGCTAAACTGAGTCAAGTTGAGTCAGGATTGAAGGAAGTGACTGAGGAAACAAAGAAGATGATAGAGAAAGACGATATAGGGATAGCAGAGCTAAACGCAAAAGAAAAAGAGGTTTTAACTGGGATGACAGACAAGATAGATAAAGCTAAGGACAAACTAGATAACCTGAAGAAAACATTCCAATCTGACGTTGCTGATATGTTTAGAGAGAGAAGGGAACAGCTATTGAATCGACGGAAGTGTGTTAATGCATTTCACCTCAACGCGGAAAATTCACACCAGTTGATGTCTGATTCAGAACATCAGCTATCAGACCGTCACCGATTTGTCATAAGAGaacatacaaaaaatcaaattttgggACATTACCGTCGAATGGATAAAAATACCAAGACAGAACCAAATAGGTTTGACATCACATTGAAGATAGATGAAACAATAGATACAATCATGAAAATGACAAGCGCTGGAGATGTTGGAATCACCTCGTCGCTTTCACCTGTGTCACAAAATGCAAATGATCGAATCACTTCCTTGATCGAAAGTTTACTTTCGACGCCTTCAGCTACTAACTTTGGGGACTCCACATCGACTTCCGACTTGACGGGTTCTCTGCAGCATCTGACAGTCCAGACTACCCCAGTAACGACAGCGGTTGATGTATGGACCGGATCGGTATCCCGTG ATACAGTTAACGCCAGTACACTTGGAGGAGTGGAGAGACCTTGGTTGACGGGAGGTATCTTTACTGATAACAATGAGTTACTTATCACAGATTACACTAACAACAGACTCCTTCTGTTTGATGTTAACTATTCCTACCAGAGGGAGTACAAAGTTGACGGTAGACCTACAGATATAGCACGTGGACATACACCTGATGAGATATTTGTGGCTGTATACCAGACCTCCATACTGAGATGTACACTACGGAATGGTCAGCTGTCTGTGATCACCAAGATCAGTGCTCCACTTCATACCTGGGGTATAGCAGTACACGGGGATAACATCCTGGTCGGTACTGAGCATAATGTGAAGGTCATGTCTGTCAATGGGAAGGTCACCAAGTCTATAAAGAAGGCAGGAGGTGGCACATACCTCGCCGTATCTACATCTAACTCTACTGTATACTACAGAGATAACAATGAGGTGGTGTGTAGACGACTAGACAGTGACAGAGAAGTCTACAGGTACATGGATCCTGGTCTGAGGGATCCTACAGGTATTGGGCTGGACCGGGACAACAATGTGTATATGTGTTGTTCCGGTTCCGGAAACGTTTACCTTATGCCACCTGACGGATTACGTAGGAGGGTACTACTACCCAAACTATCCAGTATCACCAATCCGTCGTGTATAGTGGTCCATCCAACCAAACAGGAGTTCTTGTTTACTTCTTATCGGGAATCTACTTCACTCGAGGTGTACAGATTCAGTGATGACAACATGTAG